CTCAGCCAAAAACGTCAACAGCACCTCGGTGACAAACCCCGGATTCTCCAGGTTGGAGATATGCCCCGCGTCGGGCACCAGTTGGTAAGGGCAACCGATCAGCTCGGCCATTTCCCGGGTTTCGGAAGGTGGCCGCGGTTTGTCCTGGTCGCCGCACAGCAGCAAGGTGCTGGCGGGGTCCAGCTGGTTCAGGCGGGACAGCACATCCGCGCGGCTGAAGGTGATGCGGCCCATGGGCACCACGCTTTCGCGCAGGCGTTCGGCGGGCAGCGCCGCGAGGGTGGCGCGAAAGTCCTGGTAGAGCGCCGACTGCGGGTCGATACCCGGGCGGAAGAAGATCGGCACCACAATGTCCAGCAGTGGCGCCGGGATGGTGCCCGCCTCTTCGATCTGCTGGAACAGCGAGAAGTAATACTGCCGTGTCGGCTCGGGTTCGGCGCCGAGGTAAGTGTCCATCAACACCAGGCCGTTGATGCGCTGCGGCGCCGCCAGGGCCAGGCGCGCGCCCCACATGCCGCCCACCGAGAGGCCGACCAGGCTGATGC
This portion of the Pseudomonas sp. MRSN 12121 genome encodes:
- a CDS encoding alpha/beta fold hydrolase, which produces MPFATIDGQPLHYLDQGSGPAVLLAGSYLWDLNMWAPQIEALSKQYRVIALDLWGHGQSGALPQGTTSLDDIARQVLALLDHLAIERISLVGLSVGGMWGARLALAAPQRINGLVLMDTYLGAEPEPTRQYYFSLFQQIEEAGTIPAPLLDIVVPIFFRPGIDPQSALYQDFRATLAALPAERLRESVVPMGRITFSRADVLSRLNQLDPASTLLLCGDQDKPRPPSETREMAELIGCPYQLVPDAGHISNLENPGFVTEVLLTFLAERYSC